One window from the genome of Yarrowia lipolytica chromosome 1B, complete sequence encodes:
- a CDS encoding uncharacterized protein (Compare to YALI0B10263g, similar to uniprot|P53923 Saccharomyces cerevisiae YNL119w Hypothetical 56.5 kDa protein, similar to Saccharomyces cerevisiae NCS2 (YNL119W); ancestral locus Anc_2.154): MSAESTCRRCDGPTAIKTRQANFCQPCFITFIQQKQRKAMEGCKVLFARPGCVLPPAINILVPISFGQSSLALLDMAHAQLEEQAKTYENAAGFTLNAVFIDCSEADPLEKEPNQIISELEKRFAHAKFTCIPLSKAFEGASSVTLKHNRDYTSFVSGISEEPTSVQQLLSCIGTKSAREDIISVLQRHLIIEEAKKQNESLPTTVAWGHNATRLAELTLSLTIKGRGNRIHAQVLEHKNPKDSISGLPEIHPLNDVLSYEIPFYNSFRNVSDLAVDTVSKPSQVTKNLSIDQLMHQYFENIQTNFPSIASTVVRTAAKLDDPNAAKQGLTPCLICASPVDPNQSLAWLTNITVNEPAAPETEEEEELSKKAHMEKSQEKTGDADRHLPVPNLCYGCIITIRDTDSFTFPKRASKQDILDEFTL; encoded by the coding sequence ATGTCCGCCGAGTCCACCTGCCGAAGATGCGACGGTCCAACGGCGATCAAAACGCGCCAGGCAAACTTTTGCCAGCCTTGTTTCATCACCTTTATtcagcagaaacagagaAAGGCCATGGAGGGATGCAAGGTGTTGTTTGCACGACCAGGCTGTGTACTTCCTCCAGCTATTAACATTCTGGTGCCAATCTCGTTTGGTCAGTCGTCACTGGCTTTGCTCGACATGGCGCACGCCCAGCTGGAAGAACAGGCCAAGACGTATGAAAACGCTGCAGGCTTCACTCTCAACGCCGTGTTCATCGACTGTTCTGAAGCTGATCCACTGGAAAAGGAGCCCAATCAGATCATCAGCGAGCTGGAGAAACGGTTCGCACATGCCAAATTTACCTGCATTCCGCTTTCAAAGGCTTTTGAGGGCGCTTCTTCTGTCACTCTTAAACACAACAGAGATTACACCTCGTTCGTGTCCGGTATATCCGAGGAACCCACCTCtgtgcagcagctgctttCGTGTATCGGCACAAAATCTGCTCGAGAAGACATCATTTCTGTGCTCCAACGCCATCTCATCATTGAAGAAGCTAAGAAGCAAAATGAATCCCTTCCTACAACCGTAGCATGGGGACACAATGCTACCCGGTTGGCAGAACTAACTCTCAGTCTGACAATCAAGGGGCGAGGAAACCGAATTCACGCACAGGTGCTCGAACATAAGAACCCCAAGGACTCCATTTCTGGTCTCCCCGAAATCCATCCTCTTAACGATGTGCTTTCCTACGAGATTCCCTTTTACAACTCGTTCAGAAACGTGTCTGATCTCGCTGTCGACACCGTCTCAAAGCCCTCGCAGGTGACCAAGAACCTGTCGATAGATCAGCTCATGCACCAATACTTTGAAAATATCCAGACAAACTTCCCCTCTATTGCATCGACAGTCGTGAGAACCGCTGCCAAATTGGATGACCCTAATGCTGCCAAACAAGGACTCACTCCCTGCCTCATCTGTGCATCCCCAGTTGACCCTAACCAGTCGCTTGCATGGCTCACAAACATCACCGTCAATGAGCCTGCTGCCCCCgaaacagaagaagaggaggagctaAGTAAAAAGGCGCATATGGAAAAATCCCAGGAAAAGACGGGTGATGCGGATAGACATCTGCCAGTACCCAACCTTTGTTACGGATGCATCATCACTATTAGAGACACTGACAGCTTCACTTTTCCTAAACGAGCTTCCAAACAGGATATTCTCGATGAGTTTACGCTCTAA
- a CDS encoding uncharacterized protein (Compare to YALI0B10274g, similar to Saccharomyces cerevisiae COX23 (YHR116W); ancestral locus Anc_2.153, some similarities with DEHA0F21846g Debaryomyces hansenii IPF 6411.1 and uniprot|P38824 Saccharomyces cerevisiae YHR116W Hypothetical 17.3 kDa protein in ERP5- ORC6 intergenic region): MADKSNSEDNKPKFMKNEDGTPMTQEQLRQKYGVDFTKEGRDGKLKYGPDDPTAMSNRVQFLAKADSQYYDPCAEASKMSLNCLERNNYKKAMCEEYFQIYRDCKKMWVSNKKQSGEIFETENITNPAGAATEGQEEWFPLVDQYLYILLLTWNVCVPYEAYMV, from the coding sequence ATGGCGGACAAAAGCAATTCGGAAGACAACAAACCCAAGTTCATGAAGAACGAGGATGGCACTCCCATGACCCAAGAACAGCTGCGTCAAAAGTACGGCGTGGacttcaccaaggagggTCGGGACGGAAAACTCAAGTACGGACCCGACGACCCCACTGCCATGTCCAACCGGGTGCAGTttctggccaaggccgacTCACAGTACTACGATCCATGTGCCGAGGCCTCCAAAATGTCGCTCAACTGCCTGGAGCGAaacaactacaagaaggccatGTGCGAGGAGTACTTTCAGATTTACCGGGACTGCAAGAAGATGTGGGTGAGTAATAAAAAGCAAAGTGGCGAAATTTTTGAAACGGAGAATATAACTAACCCAGCTGGCGCAGCGACggaaggacaagaagagtGGTTTCCTCTGGTAGACCAGTACCTGTATATATTGTTATTAACGTGGAATGTCTGTGTACCATATGAAGCGTACATGGTGTAG